In Bacillus sp. NP247, one DNA window encodes the following:
- the ffh gene encoding signal recognition particle protein: MAFEGLADRLQQTMQKIRGKGKVSEADVKEMMREVRLALLEADVNFKVVKDFIKRVSERAVGQDVMKSLTPGQQVIKIVQEELTELMGGEQSKIAVANKPPTVIMMVGLQGAGKTTTTGKLANLLRKKHNRKPMLVAADIYRPAAIKQLETLGKQLDMPVFSLGDQVSPVEIAKQAIAKAKEDHHDYVLIDTAGRLHIDEELMDELAKVKEVAKPDEIFLVVDAMTGQDAVNVAQSFHEQLGLTGVVLTKLDGDTRGGAALSIKAVTNTPIKFAGMGEKLDAIEAFHPERMASRILGMGDVLTLIEKAQATVDEEKAKELEQKMRTLSFTLDDFLEQLGQVRQLGPLDELLGMLPGANKIKGLKNAQVDEKQIGHIEAIIRSMTKVEREQPEIINASRKKRIAKGSGTTVQEINRLIKQFDDMKKMMKTMTGMQKGKKKGLGGLKFPFM, encoded by the coding sequence ATGGCATTTGAAGGATTAGCCGACCGACTTCAACAGACAATGCAAAAAATCCGCGGCAAAGGAAAAGTTTCTGAAGCCGATGTGAAAGAAATGATGAGAGAAGTTCGTCTAGCTCTTTTAGAGGCAGATGTTAACTTTAAAGTAGTAAAAGATTTTATAAAGCGTGTGTCTGAGCGTGCTGTCGGACAAGATGTAATGAAAAGTTTGACACCTGGACAACAAGTAATTAAAATCGTACAGGAAGAACTTACAGAACTTATGGGCGGAGAGCAAAGCAAAATTGCTGTTGCTAATAAGCCACCTACTGTTATAATGATGGTTGGTCTGCAAGGTGCGGGTAAAACAACGACGACAGGTAAGCTTGCGAATTTGCTTCGTAAAAAGCATAATCGTAAACCGATGCTTGTTGCAGCGGATATTTACCGTCCAGCAGCGATCAAACAGCTTGAAACATTAGGGAAGCAATTGGACATGCCTGTTTTCTCCTTAGGAGATCAAGTAAGTCCGGTTGAAATTGCGAAACAAGCGATTGCGAAAGCAAAAGAAGATCATCACGATTATGTTTTAATCGATACAGCGGGTCGCCTGCATATTGATGAAGAACTAATGGATGAATTAGCGAAAGTCAAAGAAGTTGCGAAACCGGATGAAATTTTCCTTGTTGTCGATGCGATGACAGGACAAGACGCGGTAAATGTAGCACAAAGTTTCCATGAACAGCTAGGATTAACAGGTGTTGTATTAACGAAATTAGATGGTGATACGCGCGGTGGTGCGGCATTATCTATTAAGGCTGTAACAAATACACCAATTAAATTTGCTGGTATGGGTGAAAAACTAGATGCAATTGAAGCGTTCCATCCAGAACGTATGGCATCCCGTATTTTAGGGATGGGCGACGTCTTAACATTAATTGAAAAAGCGCAAGCTACAGTTGATGAAGAGAAAGCAAAAGAACTTGAGCAAAAAATGCGTACGCTTTCGTTTACGCTTGACGATTTCCTAGAACAACTTGGACAAGTGCGTCAACTTGGACCGCTTGACGAATTGTTAGGAATGCTTCCTGGTGCAAATAAAATTAAAGGGCTGAAAAATGCACAAGTTGATGAAAAACAAATTGGGCATATTGAGGCAATTATTCGTTCTATGACTAAAGTAGAACGAGAACAACCGGAAATAATCAATGCTAGTCGTAAAAAGCGCATTGCCAAAGGTAGCGGTACAACAGTACAAGAAATCAATCGTCTAATCAAGCAATTTGATGATATGAAAAAAATGATGAAGACGATGACGGGAATGCAAAAAGGTAAGAAAAAAGGACTAGGTGGATTGAAGTTTCCATTCATGTAA
- a CDS encoding putative DNA-binding protein yields MLEKTTRMNYLFDFYQSLLTQKQRSYMSLYYLDDLSLGEIAEEFDVSRQAVYDNIKRTEAMLEEYEDKLVLLQKFQERQRLVAKLKQLISEEEHVNEKMKQVVEAIEKLD; encoded by the coding sequence ATGCTCGAGAAAACAACGAGAATGAACTATTTATTTGATTTTTATCAATCGTTGTTAACGCAAAAACAAAGAAGTTATATGTCGCTTTATTATCTAGATGATTTATCTCTTGGTGAAATTGCGGAAGAATTTGATGTAAGTCGCCAAGCCGTGTATGATAACATTAAACGGACTGAAGCGATGCTTGAAGAATATGAAGATAAATTAGTATTACTTCAAAAGTTTCAAGAGCGACAGCGACTTGTTGCAAAGCTAAAACAGCTAATCAGCGAAGAAGAGCATGTGAATGAAAAAATGAAACAAGTTGTTGAAGCTATCGAAAAATTAGATTAG
- the ftsY gene encoding signal recognition particle-docking protein FtsY has translation MSFLKKLKEKISKQTDTVTEKFKQGLEKTRNSFADKVNDLVYRYRKIDEDFFEELEEILISADVGVSTVMELIDQLKEEVQRRNIQDPKEVQAVISEKLVGIYKGDSDFSNEVNIQEDQLTVVLFVGVNGVGKTTTIGKLAHKFKSEGKSVLLAAGDTFRAGAIEQLEVWGDRVGVEVIKQESGSDPAAVMYDAVQAAKARKVDVLLCDTAGRLQNKVNLMKELEKVKRVIEREVPGAPHEVLLVIDATTGQNGLSQAKTFREATNVTGIVLTKLDGTAKGGIVLAIRNEMDVPVKFVGLGEQMDDLQQFDPEQYVYGLFANLVETEEV, from the coding sequence ATGAGTTTTTTAAAAAAATTAAAAGAAAAAATTTCAAAACAAACGGATACGGTAACAGAGAAGTTTAAACAAGGATTAGAAAAAACGAGAAATTCATTTGCTGATAAAGTAAATGATTTAGTGTACCGTTACCGTAAAATAGACGAAGACTTCTTTGAGGAATTAGAAGAAATTTTAATTAGTGCGGATGTCGGAGTTTCGACAGTGATGGAATTAATTGATCAGTTAAAAGAAGAAGTGCAACGTCGTAACATTCAAGATCCGAAAGAAGTACAGGCTGTTATTTCTGAAAAGTTAGTGGGAATTTACAAAGGTGACAGCGACTTTAGTAATGAAGTTAATATACAAGAGGATCAATTAACAGTAGTTTTATTTGTTGGTGTAAATGGTGTGGGGAAAACGACGACGATTGGTAAGCTTGCACATAAATTTAAATCAGAAGGTAAGTCTGTCCTATTGGCGGCAGGAGATACATTCCGTGCTGGAGCGATTGAACAATTAGAAGTATGGGGCGATCGTGTTGGTGTAGAAGTAATTAAACAAGAATCAGGATCTGATCCAGCGGCGGTTATGTATGATGCAGTACAAGCGGCAAAGGCCCGTAAAGTGGATGTATTGCTATGTGATACAGCAGGACGCTTACAAAATAAAGTAAACTTAATGAAAGAGTTAGAGAAAGTGAAGCGCGTAATTGAGCGCGAAGTACCAGGGGCTCCTCATGAAGTATTACTAGTTATTGATGCAACAACAGGACAAAATGGTTTAAGCCAAGCGAAAACATTCCGTGAAGCAACGAATGTTACTGGTATTGTTTTAACGAAGTTAGATGGAACTGCTAAAGGTGGTATCGTCTTAGCGATTCGTAACGAAATGGATGTTCCGGTGAAATTTGTTGGGCTAGGAGAGCAAATGGATGATCTGCAGCAGTTTGATCCAGAACAATATGTTTATGGTTTGTTTGCGAACTTAGTAGAAACAGAAGAAGTGTAA
- the smc gene encoding chromosome segregation protein SMC — translation MFLKRLEIAGFKSFAERVSVDFVPGVTSVVGPNGSGKSNITDAIRWVLGEQSAKSLRGAKMEDIIFAGSDTRRAVNVAEVTLTLNNEDQRLPIEYNEVCVTRRVSRSGDSDFYINKQSCRLKDIIDLFMDSGMGREAFSIISQGKVEEILSSKSEERRGVFEEAAGVLKYKLRKKKAEGKLAETQENLNRVQDIIHELSSQVEPLERQASIAKDYLEKKEELEKVEAALIVHEIEELHAKWEALRNQFGHNKDEEAKMSANLQKSEEELEELRGQLQAVDESVNSLQEVLLLSSKELEKLEGQRELLKERKQNATTHCAQLEKLIVELTEKATSYDGEIEASTEALMQFVNQVKELEKKLHDNEQLLATFAENLEEQIENLKGDYIELLNQQASLRNELSMIEEQSKQQNSKNERLDEENEKYVQMRVEITAKKAKLVESYEQAREKIAGIISNIQKTETALGKCKSQYSENETKLYQAYQFVQQARSRKEMLEEMQEDYSGFYQGVREVLKARENRLQGIEGAVAELLTVPKEYEIAMEIALGAAMQHIVVQTEEHARNAITFLKQNKHGRATFLPQAVIKSRSLSFDQLRIVNQHPSFVGVAAELVQYNNKYENVVSSLLGTVVVAKDLRGANELAKQLQYRYRIVTLEGDVVNPGGSMTGGAVKQAKSSLLGRQRELEEWNKKLTDMEEKTTKLENFVKAVKQEIQEKEVQIRELRQGVETERVDEQKLREEINRLELDEHRINDRLSIYDLEIEGFLQDQVKMQGRKEELEKILATLQTEIGELDSKIVVLTKQKSEQHSSKEKVQKEMTELKVQAAEQQQRLSNQKEKVERLTKEKEETDATLVKTKEDLAFLKQEMTSNSSGEEQITNMIEKKAYDRNQTSELIRSRREQRVSLQERVEHLERGTKETIGKHKYILEMLKDQEVKINRLDVELENRLQHLRETYTISFEAAKLKYTMMMPAEDARKKVKLIKLSIEELGAVNLGAIDEYERVAERHTFLLEQRDDLEEAKSTLHQLITEMDEEMKKRFSTTFEGIRTEFQSVFSELFGGGRADLVMINPEDLLNTGIDIVAQPPGKKLQNLGLLSGGERALTAIALLFGILKVRPVPFCVLDEVEAALDEANVARFAQYLKKFSDETQFIVITHRKGTMEESDVLYGVTMQESGVSKLVSVRLDDGEELVASR, via the coding sequence GTGTTTTTAAAAAGATTAGAAATAGCAGGATTTAAATCTTTTGCTGAGCGTGTATCTGTCGATTTTGTTCCAGGTGTAACTTCTGTAGTAGGACCTAACGGGAGCGGGAAAAGTAATATTACTGATGCAATTCGCTGGGTACTTGGTGAACAATCTGCAAAGTCATTACGCGGTGCAAAGATGGAGGATATTATTTTTGCCGGTAGTGATACGAGAAGAGCGGTTAATGTTGCTGAAGTTACATTAACTTTAAATAATGAAGACCAACGCTTACCGATTGAGTATAACGAGGTGTGTGTAACGCGTCGTGTATCTCGTTCGGGTGATAGTGATTTTTATATTAATAAACAATCTTGTAGATTGAAAGATATTATTGATTTATTTATGGACTCTGGTATGGGAAGAGAAGCTTTTTCAATTATTAGCCAGGGGAAAGTCGAAGAGATTTTGAGTAGTAAATCAGAAGAACGTCGTGGTGTATTTGAAGAAGCTGCGGGTGTACTGAAATACAAACTTCGTAAAAAGAAAGCTGAAGGGAAATTGGCGGAAACACAAGAAAACTTAAATCGTGTACAAGATATTATTCACGAATTAAGTAGTCAAGTAGAACCATTAGAAAGACAAGCTTCTATTGCGAAAGATTATCTTGAGAAAAAAGAAGAATTAGAGAAGGTAGAAGCTGCACTTATTGTACATGAAATTGAAGAATTACATGCAAAGTGGGAAGCGCTTCGAAATCAATTTGGGCATAATAAAGATGAAGAAGCTAAAATGTCGGCGAACTTACAAAAAAGTGAAGAAGAGCTTGAGGAATTACGCGGGCAATTACAAGCCGTTGATGAATCTGTAAATTCCTTACAAGAAGTTCTACTTCTGTCTAGTAAAGAACTAGAAAAACTAGAAGGGCAACGCGAGCTGTTAAAGGAAAGAAAGCAAAATGCAACGACACATTGTGCGCAGCTTGAAAAGCTAATTGTTGAATTAACAGAGAAAGCTACAAGTTATGATGGCGAAATTGAAGCAAGTACAGAAGCGTTAATGCAATTTGTGAATCAAGTAAAAGAATTGGAGAAGAAATTGCATGATAACGAGCAATTACTTGCGACTTTTGCTGAGAATTTAGAGGAACAAATTGAGAATTTAAAAGGTGACTATATTGAACTTTTAAATCAACAAGCAAGTCTTCGTAATGAATTATCTATGATTGAAGAACAATCAAAACAGCAAAACTCTAAAAACGAACGACTTGATGAAGAAAATGAAAAGTATGTACAGATGCGTGTGGAAATTACAGCGAAAAAAGCGAAACTTGTAGAAAGTTATGAGCAAGCGAGAGAGAAAATAGCTGGCATTATTTCTAACATACAGAAGACAGAAACGGCACTTGGGAAATGTAAGTCACAGTATAGTGAAAATGAAACGAAACTGTATCAAGCGTATCAATTTGTACAACAGGCGCGCTCTCGGAAAGAAATGTTAGAAGAGATGCAAGAGGACTACTCTGGCTTCTATCAAGGGGTACGTGAAGTATTAAAGGCTAGAGAAAATAGACTACAAGGTATTGAGGGGGCTGTTGCAGAACTTCTGACTGTGCCGAAAGAATATGAAATCGCAATGGAAATCGCCCTTGGGGCAGCGATGCAACATATCGTAGTACAAACAGAAGAACATGCTCGTAATGCAATTACATTTTTAAAGCAAAATAAACATGGCCGTGCAACGTTTTTACCTCAAGCTGTTATTAAAAGCCGATCGCTATCATTTGATCAATTACGCATTGTGAATCAACATCCATCGTTTGTGGGTGTAGCGGCAGAACTTGTGCAGTACAATAATAAATATGAGAATGTAGTTTCAAGTTTATTAGGTACAGTTGTTGTTGCGAAAGATTTACGCGGAGCAAATGAGTTAGCGAAACAACTGCAATACCGCTATCGTATTGTAACACTCGAAGGTGACGTAGTGAATCCGGGTGGTTCTATGACGGGTGGAGCTGTAAAACAAGCGAAATCCTCTTTATTGGGACGTCAACGTGAACTTGAAGAGTGGAATAAAAAACTAACTGACATGGAAGAAAAAACAACGAAGCTAGAAAACTTTGTTAAAGCAGTAAAGCAAGAGATTCAAGAAAAAGAAGTACAAATACGAGAGCTACGCCAAGGTGTAGAGACCGAACGTGTAGATGAACAGAAGCTAAGAGAAGAAATTAATCGTTTAGAATTAGATGAACATCGTATTAATGATCGTTTATCGATTTACGATTTAGAGATTGAAGGATTTTTACAAGATCAAGTAAAAATGCAAGGGCGTAAAGAAGAGTTAGAAAAGATTTTAGCTACTCTTCAAACGGAGATTGGGGAATTAGATAGCAAAATCGTCGTTTTAACGAAACAAAAAAGTGAACAACATTCTTCAAAAGAAAAAGTTCAGAAGGAAATGACGGAGCTAAAAGTGCAAGCTGCTGAACAACAACAACGTTTGTCTAATCAAAAAGAAAAAGTCGAACGATTGACGAAGGAAAAAGAAGAGACTGATGCGACGCTTGTAAAAACGAAAGAAGATTTAGCGTTCTTAAAGCAAGAGATGACATCTAATTCAAGTGGCGAAGAACAAATTACGAATATGATTGAGAAGAAAGCGTATGATCGTAATCAAACTTCGGAGTTAATTCGTTCTCGTCGTGAACAACGCGTATCATTGCAAGAAAGAGTTGAGCATTTAGAGCGCGGTACGAAAGAAACAATAGGTAAACATAAATATATTCTTGAGATGCTGAAAGATCAAGAAGTGAAAATTAACCGACTTGATGTAGAGCTGGAAAATAGATTGCAACATTTACGTGAAACATATACTATTTCATTTGAAGCAGCAAAACTTAAGTATACAATGATGATGCCTGCAGAAGATGCGCGTAAAAAGGTGAAACTAATTAAACTATCCATCGAAGAGTTAGGCGCAGTAAATTTAGGGGCAATTGATGAGTATGAACGTGTAGCAGAGCGCCATACATTCTTATTAGAGCAAAGAGATGATCTGGAAGAAGCGAAATCGACATTGCATCAACTTATTACGGAAATGGATGAAGAGATGAAAAAACGCTTTTCTACTACGTTTGAAGGGATTCGAACAGAGTTTCAATCTGTATTCTCTGAACTATTCGGGGGCGGTAGAGCGGATTTAGTAATGATAAATCCGGAAGATTTACTAAATACTGGTATTGATATTGTCGCGCAACCACCAGGAAAGAAACTACAAAACTTAGGTTTACTTTCAGGGGGAGAGCGTGCTTTAACGGCAATTGCGCTCTTATTTGGTATTTTAAAAGTACGCCCAGTTCCATTCTGTGTGCTAGATGAAGTAGAAGCAGCTCTTGATGAGGCAAACGTTGCTCGTTTTGCGCAGTATTTAAAGAAATTTAGTGATGAAACACAGTTTATTGTAATTACACACCGAAAAGGTACAATGGAAGAGTCTGATGTATTGTATGGTGTCACAATGCAAGAATCAGGGGTGTCGAAGCTTGTTTCTGTTCGTTTAGATGATGGCGAAGAACTTGTTGCAAGTAGATAG
- the rncS gene encoding ribonuclease III has translation MPYRKHREKKYEAKYREAFKVFQEKIGITFTDEKLLIQAFTHSSYVNEHRKKPHEDNERLEFLGDAVLELTVSQYLFQKYPTMSEGELTKLRAAIVCEPSLVRFANEMSFGSLVLLGKGEEMTGGRERPALLADVFEAFIGALYLDQGLETVWGYLKEVVYPKINEGAFSHVMDYKSQLQELIQRDGSGNIEYQILQEKGPAHNREFVSRVTLNNEALGLGSGKSKKEAEQQAAAEALKKLKEQS, from the coding sequence ATGCCGTACCGAAAACATAGAGAAAAAAAATACGAAGCAAAATATCGTGAAGCTTTTAAAGTATTTCAAGAAAAGATAGGTATTACGTTTACAGATGAAAAATTATTGATTCAAGCATTTACGCATTCATCGTATGTGAATGAGCATCGAAAAAAACCGCATGAGGACAATGAGCGTCTTGAATTTCTTGGCGATGCTGTATTGGAACTCACTGTATCACAGTATCTGTTTCAAAAATATCCGACAATGAGCGAAGGAGAGTTAACAAAACTACGTGCAGCTATTGTATGTGAGCCATCTCTTGTTCGTTTTGCAAACGAAATGTCATTTGGTAGCCTTGTTTTATTAGGAAAAGGTGAGGAAATGACGGGTGGACGTGAACGACCAGCTTTATTAGCGGATGTCTTTGAAGCGTTTATTGGTGCCCTTTATCTTGATCAAGGGCTAGAAACAGTTTGGGGATACTTAAAAGAAGTTGTATATCCAAAAATTAATGAAGGTGCTTTTTCTCATGTGATGGATTATAAGAGTCAATTGCAAGAATTGATTCAGCGTGATGGTAGTGGCAATATTGAGTATCAAATTTTGCAAGAAAAAGGACCGGCCCACAACCGAGAATTTGTGTCCCGTGTAACTTTAAATAATGAGGCATTAGGTCTTGGAAGTGGTAAGTCAAAAAAAGAGGCAGAGCAACAAGCTGCTGCAGAAGCATTGAAAAAATTAAAAGAACAATCATGA
- the acpP gene encoding acyl carrier protein translates to MADVLERVTKIVVDRLGVEETEVVPAASFKEDLGADSLDVVELVMQLEDEFEMEISDEDAEKIATVGDAVTYIESHL, encoded by the coding sequence ATGGCAGATGTTTTAGAGCGTGTAACAAAAATTGTCGTTGATCGTTTAGGAGTAGAAGAAACTGAAGTAGTACCAGCTGCAAGTTTCAAAGAAGATTTAGGCGCAGACTCCCTAGATGTAGTAGAACTTGTAATGCAATTAGAAGATGAATTCGAAATGGAAATTTCTGATGAAGATGCTGAAAAGATTGCTACTGTTGGCGATGCTGTGACTTACATAGAGAGTCATCTATAA
- the fabG gene encoding 3-oxoacyl-[acyl-carrier-protein] reductase, translating into MLKGKVALVTGASRGIGRAIAIDLAKQGANVVVNYAGNEQKANEVVDEIKKLGSDAIAVRADVANADDVTAMVKQTVDTFGQVDILVNNAGVTKDNLLMRMKEEEWDTVINTNLKGVFLCTKAVSRYMMRQRHGRIINIASVVGVTGNPGQANYVAAKAGVIGLTKTSAKELASRNITVNAIAPGFIATDMTDVLDENIKAEMLKLIPAAQFGEAQDIANTVTFFASDQSKYVTGQTLNVDGGMVM; encoded by the coding sequence ATGTTAAAAGGGAAAGTAGCATTAGTAACTGGTGCTTCACGTGGGATTGGTCGTGCGATTGCCATTGATTTAGCGAAACAAGGGGCAAATGTTGTAGTAAATTATGCCGGTAATGAGCAAAAGGCGAATGAAGTAGTTGATGAAATAAAGAAATTAGGTTCAGATGCCATTGCAGTAAGAGCAGATGTTGCAAATGCTGATGATGTTACTGCAATGGTGAAACAAACTGTAGATACGTTCGGACAAGTTGATATTCTTGTAAATAATGCTGGTGTAACAAAAGATAATTTATTAATGCGTATGAAAGAAGAAGAATGGGATACAGTTATTAATACAAACTTAAAAGGTGTTTTCTTATGTACGAAAGCAGTATCGCGCTATATGATGCGTCAACGTCATGGACGTATTATTAATATCGCTTCTGTTGTTGGTGTAACAGGAAACCCAGGACAAGCAAATTATGTTGCTGCTAAAGCTGGTGTAATTGGATTAACAAAAACATCAGCAAAAGAATTAGCGAGCCGAAATATTACTGTAAATGCAATCGCTCCAGGGTTTATTGCGACTGATATGACGGATGTATTAGATGAAAATATAAAAGCAGAAATGTTAAAATTAATTCCTGCAGCTCAGTTTGGAGAAGCACAAGATATCGCAAATACTGTAACATTTTTTGCTTCTGATCAAAGTAAATATGTTACAGGTCAAACGTTAAATGTTGATGGCGGTATGGTAATGTAA
- the fabD gene encoding ACP S-malonyltransferase has translation MGKIAFLFPGQGSQAVGMGRQLAENNKEVAKVFAKADEVLHDSLSEVIFEGPQEKLTLTTNAQPALLTTSFAILTALKEYDITPGFVAGHSLGEYSALVAAGALTFEDAVYAVRKRGEYMEEAVPGGEGAMAAILGADPDMLKRVTEEVTSEGYAVQIANMNSTKQIVISGTKQGVELASQRAKENGAKRAIPLKVSGPFHSSLMKPAAEKFQSVLNEITIQDTNIPVIANVTADVITRGTDIQEKLIEQLYSPVLWYPSIEYMVNQGVDTFIEIGPGKVLAGLMKSIDSSVKAYAIYDEETLKDTISNLRGES, from the coding sequence ATGGGAAAAATAGCATTTCTTTTTCCGGGCCAAGGTTCACAGGCAGTTGGAATGGGTAGACAGTTAGCGGAGAATAATAAAGAGGTTGCGAAAGTGTTTGCAAAAGCGGATGAGGTTTTGCATGATTCTCTTTCAGAAGTGATTTTTGAAGGACCGCAGGAAAAGTTAACATTAACGACAAATGCGCAGCCGGCATTATTAACAACGAGCTTTGCGATTTTAACAGCTTTGAAGGAGTATGATATTACACCTGGTTTTGTCGCAGGACATAGTTTAGGTGAATATAGCGCTCTTGTAGCTGCTGGTGCATTAACATTCGAAGATGCTGTATATGCTGTAAGGAAACGTGGAGAATATATGGAAGAAGCTGTTCCAGGCGGGGAAGGTGCAATGGCAGCTATTTTAGGTGCAGATCCGGATATGCTGAAACGAGTTACAGAAGAAGTAACAAGTGAAGGATACGCAGTACAAATTGCTAATATGAATAGTACTAAGCAAATTGTTATTTCTGGAACAAAGCAAGGAGTAGAACTTGCTTCTCAAAGAGCGAAAGAAAATGGTGCTAAAAGAGCAATTCCGCTCAAAGTAAGTGGACCGTTTCATTCCTCGCTTATGAAACCAGCTGCTGAGAAATTCCAAAGTGTTTTAAATGAAATTACAATTCAAGACACGAATATTCCTGTTATTGCAAATGTTACGGCAGATGTTATTACACGTGGTACAGATATTCAAGAAAAGCTAATTGAACAGCTCTATTCGCCTGTATTATGGTACCCATCTATTGAGTATATGGTGAATCAAGGGGTAGATACATTTATTGAAATCGGACCTGGAAAAGTACTTGCTGGTCTTATGAAGTCGATTGATTCTTCAGTGAAAGCATATGCAATATATGATGAAGAGACATTAAAAGATACCATTTCAAATTTGAGAGGAGAAAGCTGA
- the plsX gene encoding phosphate acyltransferase PlsX — protein sequence MKIAIDAMGGDHAPKAVVLGAMKAIKEYSDLHITLVGKEEEIRQYLTSEERITIIHTDEKIESTDEPVRAVRRKKQASMVLAAQQVKDGVADACISAGSTGALMAAGLFVVGRMEGIERPALSPTMPTVDGEGFVMLDVGANVDAKPIHLYQYAVMGSVYAEKVRGIKNPRVGLLNVGTEDGKGNELSKQVFAMLKDAPINFVGNVESRDLLQGVADVVVCDGFTGNVALKSLEGTALALFSMLKEQLMSSFTSKLAAAVLKPKLMVLKDKMDYSEYGGAALFGLKAPVIKAHGSSNDQSIFSAIRQTREMVAKEVIPTISSVMEKEPLQ from the coding sequence ATGAAAATCGCAATAGATGCAATGGGCGGCGATCATGCACCAAAAGCGGTAGTGTTAGGAGCAATGAAAGCTATTAAGGAATACTCAGATTTACATATTACGTTAGTAGGGAAAGAAGAGGAAATTCGTCAATATTTAACGAGTGAAGAGCGAATTACTATAATTCATACGGACGAAAAAATCGAATCGACAGACGAACCAGTAAGAGCGGTTCGTCGAAAAAAACAAGCTTCAATGGTACTAGCGGCGCAGCAAGTAAAAGACGGTGTAGCGGATGCTTGTATATCAGCAGGTAGTACAGGAGCTTTGATGGCAGCTGGATTGTTTGTTGTTGGTCGTATGGAAGGAATTGAACGACCAGCTTTATCACCTACAATGCCAACTGTTGATGGAGAAGGTTTTGTTATGTTAGATGTTGGAGCCAATGTTGATGCAAAACCAATTCATTTATATCAATATGCAGTAATGGGCTCTGTTTACGCAGAGAAGGTAAGAGGAATTAAAAATCCACGCGTTGGGCTTTTAAACGTTGGAACAGAGGATGGTAAAGGAAACGAGCTTTCAAAACAGGTCTTTGCTATGCTCAAGGATGCACCAATTAATTTCGTTGGAAACGTTGAATCAAGAGATTTATTGCAAGGTGTAGCAGACGTTGTTGTATGTGATGGTTTTACGGGTAATGTAGCGCTAAAATCATTAGAAGGAACAGCACTTGCGTTATTCTCTATGTTAAAAGAACAATTAATGAGTTCGTTTACGAGCAAATTAGCAGCAGCGGTATTAAAACCAAAACTTATGGTATTAAAAGATAAAATGGATTATTCGGAGTATGGAGGAGCGGCGTTGTTTGGATTGAAAGCTCCTGTCATTAAGGCTCACGGTTCTTCTAATGACCAATCGATATTTAGTGCGATTCGTCAAACGAGAGAAATGGTAGCGAAAGAAGTAATTCCTACAATTTCAAGTGTAATGGAGAAGGAGCCGCTTCAATAA
- the fapR gene encoding transcription factor FapR translates to MKKRKSKKERQELLQQTIETNPFITDEDLAEKFQVSIQTVRLDRMELSIPELRERIKHVATKQHEEDVKSLPLEEVVGEIIDIELDRHAISIFEVKVEHVFKRNQIARGHHLFAQANSLAVAVIDEELALTAKSTIRYIRPVKLGERVVAKARVEDVENDKGRTVVKVRSFVGEELVFTGTFEMYRSSNYSEEGNNL, encoded by the coding sequence ATGAAAAAAAGAAAAAGTAAAAAAGAAAGACAAGAATTATTACAACAAACAATAGAAACGAATCCTTTTATAACGGATGAAGATTTAGCGGAAAAATTTCAAGTGAGCATACAAACTGTTCGTCTCGATCGTATGGAATTATCTATTCCTGAATTAAGAGAACGAATTAAGCATGTGGCTACAAAACAACATGAAGAAGATGTGAAGTCTTTACCGTTAGAAGAGGTTGTCGGAGAAATTATCGATATAGAATTAGATAGACATGCGATTTCTATCTTTGAAGTAAAGGTAGAACATGTATTTAAAAGAAATCAAATTGCTCGTGGGCATCATTTGTTTGCACAAGCAAACTCACTAGCTGTTGCGGTTATTGATGAGGAATTAGCTTTAACTGCAAAGTCCACCATTCGATATATTCGTCCTGTAAAATTAGGAGAGCGTGTTGTTGCAAAAGCACGTGTTGAAGATGTAGAGAATGATAAAGGACGGACGGTTGTCAAAGTGCGTAGCTTTGTTGGAGAAGAACTTGTTTTCACAGGCACTTTTGAAATGTATCGATCTAGTAATTATAGTGAGGAAGGTAACAACTTATGA